A DNA window from Parabacteroides johnsonii DSM 18315 contains the following coding sequences:
- a CDS encoding DUF1566 domain-containing protein has translation MKEKIIRKVCQILPVLLMAGALTACDTHIEVPDTAVRPGHVLCVDGKTMPYNEYEQSGKQAIGIVFDTHQEGKSEGYGYAVYLWDIEPAAFADSLGVEQGTSADIEAHDGNTNTYALHSTEDVASPMAEAVFGMWWYGQSAYVPSVAQMRLLYAAQDIINPMIEKCGGTPLPQNDENCWYWTSTEVEGQQAEKAWLYSMGSGAMQETPKTKVHKVRPIITLNR, from the coding sequence ATGAAAGAGAAAATTATCAGAAAGGTGTGCCAAATCCTGCCGGTTCTCCTGATGGCCGGCGCTTTGACCGCCTGCGACACACATATCGAGGTTCCCGACACGGCGGTACGTCCCGGCCATGTCCTCTGTGTGGACGGTAAAACCATGCCGTACAACGAGTACGAGCAATCGGGAAAACAGGCCATCGGGATTGTTTTCGACACCCATCAGGAAGGCAAGAGTGAGGGGTACGGGTATGCCGTCTATCTGTGGGACATCGAACCAGCGGCCTTTGCCGACAGTCTCGGCGTGGAACAAGGTACGTCGGCCGACATCGAGGCCCATGACGGGAACACGAACACTTATGCCTTGCATAGTACGGAAGATGTCGCCTCGCCTATGGCCGAAGCAGTCTTCGGCATGTGGTGGTACGGGCAAAGCGCATACGTCCCTTCCGTAGCACAAATGCGTCTGCTGTACGCAGCCCAAGACATTATCAATCCGATGATAGAGAAATGCGGCGGCACTCCGCTACCACAGAACGATGAAAACTGTTGGTACTGGACATCCACAGAGGTAGAAGGCCAGCAGGCGGAAAAGGCATGGCTTTACTCGATGGGCAGCGGCGCCATGCAGGAGACCCCGAAGACAAAGGTTCACAAGGTGAGACCCATCATCACATTAAACCGATAA
- the traK gene encoding conjugative transposon protein TraK, which produces MVIKNLENKIKLVGIICTAFLVGCVIISLSSIWTARTMVTDAQKKVYVLDGNVPILVHRTTMDETLDVEAKSHVEMFHHYFFTLAPDDKYIRYTMEKAMYLVDETGLAQYNTLKEKGFYSNILGTSAVFSIFCDSVAFNKEKMEFTYYGRQRIERRSNILMRELVTAGQLKRVPRTENNPHGLLIVNWRTLLNKDIEQKTKINY; this is translated from the coding sequence ATGGTCATCAAGAATCTGGAAAACAAGATCAAGCTGGTGGGCATTATCTGCACCGCATTTCTCGTGGGGTGCGTCATTATCAGCCTATCGAGCATTTGGACGGCCCGCACGATGGTCACGGACGCACAGAAGAAAGTATATGTGCTGGACGGAAACGTGCCGATACTGGTACACCGGACGACGATGGACGAGACGCTGGACGTGGAAGCCAAAAGCCATGTGGAGATGTTCCACCACTACTTCTTCACGCTGGCTCCCGACGACAAGTATATCCGTTACACGATGGAGAAAGCCATGTATTTAGTGGACGAAACCGGACTGGCGCAGTATAATACGCTCAAAGAGAAAGGATTTTATTCCAATATCTTGGGGACGAGCGCGGTCTTCTCCATTTTCTGCGACAGCGTGGCTTTCAACAAGGAGAAGATGGAATTTACCTACTACGGCCGTCAGCGTATCGAACGTCGCAGCAATATCCTTATGCGCGAACTGGTTACGGCAGGGCAACTTAAACGTGTGCCGCGCACGGAGAACAACCCGCACGGGCTGCTTATCGTGAATTGGCGCACCCTGCTGAACAAGGACATCGAGCAGAAGACGAAAATCAACTATTAA
- the traN gene encoding conjugative transposon protein TraN: MNLKRTITVFFLAAGLFTSRDALAQRTYEEMEQLTVNEQVTTVITASEPIRFVDISTDKVAGDQPLDNIIRLKPKEAGHEDGEVLAIVTIVTERYRTQYALLYTTRVQEAVTDKEIQLQERDAYNNPAISMSTADMTRFARRVWNSPAKIRNVATKAHRMTMRLNNIYAVGDYFFIDFSIENRTNIRFDIDEIRVKLADKKLTKATNAQTIELSPALVLEPGKTFRHGYRNVIVIKKMTFPNDKLLTIEMTEKQISGRNISLNIDYEDVLSADSFHADLLEEE; encoded by the coding sequence ATGAATTTGAAAAGGACGATAACGGTATTTTTTCTCGCAGCCGGTCTGTTCACGAGCCGTGATGCGCTGGCACAGCGAACCTATGAAGAGATGGAACAACTCACGGTCAACGAGCAGGTGACAACGGTCATCACGGCTTCGGAGCCGATTCGTTTCGTGGACATCTCTACCGATAAAGTAGCGGGCGACCAACCGCTCGACAACATCATCCGGCTGAAACCCAAAGAGGCCGGGCACGAGGACGGCGAGGTGCTGGCCATCGTAACCATCGTGACGGAACGTTACCGCACGCAGTATGCGCTGCTCTATACGACACGGGTACAAGAGGCCGTGACCGACAAGGAAATCCAGTTGCAGGAACGGGACGCCTACAACAATCCGGCGATCTCGATGTCCACCGCAGACATGACACGTTTTGCAAGGCGCGTATGGAACTCGCCCGCAAAGATCCGCAACGTGGCGACCAAGGCGCACCGTATGACGATGCGGCTGAACAACATCTACGCCGTGGGCGACTACTTCTTTATCGACTTCTCCATCGAGAACAGGACGAATATCCGTTTCGACATCGACGAAATTCGGGTAAAGCTCGCGGATAAGAAGTTGACCAAGGCCACCAATGCCCAGACCATCGAGCTGTCGCCCGCGCTGGTGTTGGAACCGGGCAAGACATTCCGGCACGGCTACCGGAACGTAATCGTCATCAAGAAGATGACTTTTCCCAACGACAAGCTGCTGACTATCGAGATGACGGAGAAACAGATCAGCGGTCGTAACATCAGCCTGAACATCGACTACGAAGACGTCCTTTCGGCCGATTCGTTCCATGCGGACTTATTAGAGGAGGAATGA
- the traM gene encoding conjugative transposon protein TraM, translating to MKILEKINFRQPKYMLPAILYLPLLGASYFIFDLFHTEKAEIQDKTLQTTEFLNPELPDATIKGGDGIGSKYENMAKSWGKIQDYSAVDNIERDEPDDNKEEYESQYTQDDIALLGQQEQEKAMAAQAADAKRREQEALAELEKALAEARLRGQREVAPAEADSSVSTAPPDTAIQAKGIIDEESRSVKAPSEHDKASEVVKKVKTTSDYFNTLARSGEEPKLIKAIIDEDIKAVDGSRVRLRLLDDVEIGESVVKCGTYLYATVSGFSSGRVKGSINSILVNDELVKVSLSIYDTDGLEGLYVPNSQFRETSKEVASGAVTGNLNMNTGTYGNSLSQWGMQAIQNAYQKTSNAIGKAIKKNKVKLKYGTFVYLINGREKQ from the coding sequence ATGAAAATATTAGAGAAAATCAATTTCAGGCAACCGAAGTATATGCTTCCGGCCATTCTTTATCTCCCTTTGTTGGGTGCGTCGTATTTCATTTTCGACCTGTTCCACACCGAAAAGGCCGAGATACAGGACAAGACGCTCCAGACAACCGAGTTTCTGAACCCCGAACTGCCGGACGCAACCATCAAGGGAGGCGACGGTATCGGAAGCAAGTACGAGAACATGGCCAAATCATGGGGGAAAATACAAGACTATTCCGCCGTGGACAACATAGAACGGGACGAACCTGACGACAACAAGGAAGAGTATGAGTCGCAATACACACAGGACGACATCGCCCTGCTCGGACAACAGGAGCAGGAAAAGGCTATGGCGGCGCAAGCAGCCGACGCCAAAAGGCGGGAACAGGAAGCTCTCGCGGAACTGGAAAAAGCCCTTGCCGAAGCGAGGCTAAGAGGACAGAGAGAAGTAGCGCCGGCCGAAGCGGACAGCTCCGTATCGACGGCTCCGCCAGACACAGCCATACAAGCCAAAGGGATTATCGACGAGGAGAGCCGTTCGGTCAAGGCTCCGTCCGAGCATGACAAGGCGAGCGAGGTCGTGAAGAAGGTGAAGACCACTTCCGACTACTTCAACACACTCGCCCGCTCCGGAGAAGAGCCGAAGCTCATCAAGGCGATCATCGACGAGGACATCAAGGCTGTGGACGGTTCGCGCGTGCGCCTGCGTCTGCTCGACGACGTGGAGATCGGTGAAAGCGTAGTCAAGTGCGGCACGTATCTGTATGCCACGGTCAGCGGGTTCTCTTCCGGACGAGTGAAAGGGAGCATCAACAGCATACTCGTCAATGACGAACTGGTCAAGGTCAGCCTGTCGATATACGACACAGACGGTCTGGAAGGGCTGTACGTGCCGAACAGCCAGTTTCGGGAAACAAGCAAAGAGGTAGCGAGCGGTGCGGTGACGGGCAACCTGAATATGAATACCGGCACTTACGGCAACAGCCTTTCCCAATGGGGAATGCAGGCCATACAGAACGCCTACCAGAAGACGAGCAATGCCATCGGCAAGGCCATCAAGAAGAACAAGGTCAAGCTGAAGTACGGTACGTTCGTCTATCTGATAAACGGACGTGAGAAACAATAG